A single region of the Chloroflexota bacterium genome encodes:
- a CDS encoding pirin family protein, whose product MTLSRSISHIIEPQYAIEGAGVLLRRSFAPRVSNEYDPFLLFDHFAFNDPIEGPLVGFPTHPHRGIETVTYMLEGSVHHRDSLGNAGLIGAGDVQWMTSGRGIMHEEMPRRGPSGAIYGFQLWVNLPAAQKMTAPRYQEVSAETIPVMRQDGASLHLVAGEFGNTRGPVTEIAASPTYLEVNLSPASSFALSVPRGHTALAYVFEGAGHFGADETAVEAVRMIVFDDGDRIEVQSEAGVRFMLIAGAPFREPIAPYGPFVMNTAEEIRQALFELRNGTFIK is encoded by the coding sequence ATGACCCTCTCTCGATCCATTTCCCATATCATTGAACCGCAATATGCCATTGAGGGCGCTGGGGTGCTCCTGCGCCGCTCCTTTGCCCCGCGCGTCTCGAACGAATATGATCCTTTCCTGCTCTTTGATCACTTCGCCTTCAACGACCCCATCGAAGGCCCGCTGGTCGGCTTCCCCACCCACCCTCACCGCGGCATCGAGACCGTCACCTATATGCTCGAAGGCTCCGTTCATCACCGCGACAGCCTGGGCAACGCGGGTCTGATCGGCGCCGGCGATGTTCAATGGATGACGAGCGGGCGCGGCATCATGCATGAGGAAATGCCCCGTCGTGGCCCGAGCGGCGCAATCTACGGCTTTCAGTTGTGGGTCAACTTGCCTGCCGCGCAAAAGATGACGGCTCCGCGCTATCAGGAAGTCAGCGCCGAAACGATCCCGGTCATGCGTCAAGACGGGGCGAGTCTCCACCTGGTGGCCGGCGAGTTCGGCAATACACGCGGCCCGGTGACCGAGATTGCGGCCTCACCCACGTATTTGGAGGTCAATCTGAGTCCCGCCTCCTCGTTCGCCCTCTCCGTCCCGCGCGGCCACACCGCCCTGGCCTACGTCTTTGAGGGAGCGGGCCACTTCGGCGCTGATGAGACGGCCGTGGAAGCGGTGCGTATGATCGTGTTCGACGACGGCGACCGGATTGAAGTCCAGAGCGAGGCCGGGGTGCGTTTTATGCTGATTGCCGGCGCGCCGTTTCGCGAGCCGATTGCCCCTTACGGGCCGTTCGTCATGAACACCGCCGAAGAAATCCGGCAGGCGTTGTTTGAATTGCGGAATGGGACGTTTATCAAGTGA
- a CDS encoding glycosyltransferase family 39 protein: MRRLFTLILILFIAFTLRVHLLGNQELRGDEGFSWNYIQDSPGEILARIIREGDPQPPIHYWLLWGWAKMTGETEFAMRAWSALLSLMLVPLMYQVGRRLWREEVGLLAASLTAIHPQQIWLAQDVRNMYQLALIALLVATLLLPKLIHHEDTKTRRHTKKIFYWLGYVACGTFAMYSHYYALFPLMAHGAYVLASSLPGDWKSRPQNSQSPPARASAESAKADFAPRVAVAAVPTADAWSWLTAGLAIAALVAPWAITILPVYSRGQLADPGSLPFTQYATAVLGDLTAGPAFPEQIKLIIAAAFFLISFFSIFALSPRLLVYLLSSLLIPFLGTYAIVAVRATFNTFYLVFAFPAAYLLAAGGLHALHKKFPPLGAAIIVISIAAFVVGLNNQYTNPQYSKTRGLREVAAHLAESDQPGDIYLANFPDPVQVYYTHNLGVSYHMLPGKANDHSDAELSQLIAGRIWFVPVNAPNWDADAYVQNRLLNTAILSEDQHFNKMRLMLFIPPTEAEPLTTKFADGIRLVGYHLAPGRLTLVWVADSAPTADYTIFVHALAGDGYNVVGHDAPPKVSTSQWRPDRLIVDVHEFDIPTDQPISLVVGMYLPSTGERLRLETAGFGEPDAALVASLEP; the protein is encoded by the coding sequence GTGCGCCGCCTCTTTACCCTCATCCTGATTCTGTTCATTGCCTTCACTCTGCGTGTTCACCTGCTTGGCAATCAAGAGTTGCGCGGGGACGAAGGCTTTAGCTGGAATTACATTCAGGACTCGCCGGGCGAGATTCTGGCCCGCATCATTCGCGAAGGCGATCCTCAGCCGCCGATTCATTATTGGCTGTTGTGGGGCTGGGCCAAGATGACGGGCGAGACCGAGTTTGCCATGCGGGCCTGGTCGGCCCTGCTCAGTTTGATGCTGGTTCCATTGATGTATCAAGTGGGGCGCAGGTTGTGGCGGGAGGAGGTTGGCTTGCTGGCGGCAAGTCTCACGGCCATTCACCCTCAACAAATCTGGCTGGCGCAGGATGTGCGCAACATGTATCAACTGGCGCTTATTGCTTTGCTGGTCGCCACGTTGTTATTGCCAAAGCTGATTCACCACGAAGACACTAAGACACGAAGGCACACGAAGAAAATCTTCTATTGGCTTGGCTATGTGGCTTGCGGAACGTTTGCGATGTATAGCCATTATTATGCGCTGTTTCCGTTGATGGCGCATGGGGCTTATGTGCTCGCTTCGTCTTTACCCGGCGACTGGAAGTCGCGGCCACAAAATTCACAAAGCCCGCCTGCGCGGGCTAGCGCCGAGTCGGCGAAGGCCGACTTCGCGCCTCGGGTAGCGGTTGCTGCGGTGCCAACCGCCGATGCGTGGTCATGGCTCACCGCCGGTCTCGCCATCGCCGCCCTCGTCGCCCCCTGGGCCATCACTATTCTGCCTGTTTACTCACGCGGCCAACTAGCCGATCCCGGCTCACTGCCCTTCACCCAATACGCCACCGCCGTCCTCGGCGACCTCACCGCCGGCCCCGCCTTCCCCGAACAAATCAAACTCATCATCGCCGCCGCCTTCTTCCTTATTTCCTTCTTTTCCATTTTCGCTTTGTCTCCCCGTCTCCTTGTCTACCTTCTCTCCTCTCTCCTCATCCCCTTCCTCGGCACCTACGCCATCGTCGCCGTGCGCGCCACCTTCAACACGTTCTATCTCGTCTTCGCTTTCCCCGCCGCTTACCTGCTGGCCGCTGGCGGCCTGCATGCGCTCCACAAAAAATTCCCGCCGCTCGGCGCGGCCATCATCGTCATTAGTATCGCCGCGTTTGTCGTCGGCCTCAATAACCAATACACTAATCCCCAATACAGTAAAACGCGCGGCCTGAGAGAAGTGGCCGCTCATCTCGCAGAGTCGGATCAACCGGGCGACATCTACCTGGCAAACTTTCCCGATCCGGTTCAGGTCTATTACACCCACAACCTCGGCGTGTCGTATCACATGCTCCCCGGCAAAGCCAACGATCACTCTGACGCCGAACTGAGCCAACTCATCGCGGGCCGCATCTGGTTCGTGCCCGTCAACGCGCCAAACTGGGACGCCGACGCTTATGTGCAAAACCGCTTGCTCAACACGGCCATCCTGAGTGAAGACCAACACTTCAACAAGATGCGGCTGATGCTGTTCATTCCGCCGACAGAGGCCGAGCCGCTCACGACAAAATTCGCCGACGGCATCCGGCTCGTGGGCTACCATCTTGCGCCAGGCCGCCTCACCCTGGTTTGGGTTGCCGACTCGGCCCCCACTGCCGACTACACCATCTTCGTCCACGCTTTGGCCGGCGACGGCTACAACGTCGTCGGCCACGACGCGCCACCCAAAGTTTCCACTTCACAGTGGCGGCCCGACCGGTTGATCGTGGACGTTCACGAGTTCGACATCCCAACTGATCAGCCAATCAGCCTGGTCGTTGGAATGTACCTGCCTTCGACGGGCGAGCGCCTCAGATTGGAGACGGCCGGTTTCGGGGAACCGGACGCGGCGCTGGTTGCGAGTCTTGAGCCTTAG